One part of the Nocardioides zeae genome encodes these proteins:
- a CDS encoding tyrosine-type recombinase/integrase, which produces MGAAALLRKLLVDGTRLVDQRAINPNRRELAFSGRPMHASAFPPALPANRPMLVGHAHLSGLLSAAVEDGRLPANPAAGLNLPTAAPKPIFYWTQDEAAASLLELGGADALAVELDLYVGLRSGEFFGLRRRYVDLSMGLLHVHGVATRDGWRPCAKTTMSHRAVPIPRHLRPRLAAHVAYLDPDDTVFPAPRGGLWNDRNFARRVFTPAIERAGVSAGTPYDMRHAAASWLVQRGVPLLDVQQLLGHEKYATTLRYAHLKPGEFGSVLDAWGDAPLDPRGPTVTRPTAPQPHDGVGHRKRPRLD; this is translated from the coding sequence ATGGGGGCGGCGGCGTTGCTCCGCAAGCTGCTGGTCGACGGGACACGTCTCGTCGACCAGCGGGCCATCAACCCGAACCGCCGCGAGTTGGCGTTCAGCGGTCGACCGATGCACGCCTCCGCGTTCCCTCCCGCGCTCCCTGCCAACCGTCCGATGTTGGTCGGGCACGCGCACCTCTCGGGACTGCTCTCCGCGGCAGTCGAGGACGGGCGGCTGCCGGCCAACCCGGCGGCGGGCCTGAACCTGCCCACTGCAGCGCCGAAGCCGATCTTCTACTGGACGCAGGACGAGGCGGCTGCGTCGCTCCTCGAGCTGGGCGGCGCGGACGCGCTCGCGGTCGAGCTGGACCTCTACGTCGGGCTACGCTCGGGCGAGTTTTTCGGGCTCCGACGCCGGTACGTCGACCTGAGCATGGGGCTCCTGCACGTGCACGGCGTTGCCACCCGCGACGGCTGGCGCCCCTGCGCCAAGACGACGATGTCGCACCGGGCGGTGCCGATCCCGCGGCACCTACGTCCCCGGCTCGCGGCGCACGTCGCCTACCTCGACCCGGACGACACCGTCTTCCCTGCGCCGCGCGGCGGGCTGTGGAACGACCGCAACTTCGCACGGCGCGTCTTCACGCCCGCGATCGAGCGCGCCGGCGTCTCGGCGGGCACGCCGTACGACATGCGGCACGCCGCGGCGTCGTGGCTGGTGCAGCGCGGCGTGCCGCTGCTCGACGTGCAGCAGCTTCTCGGGCACGAGAAGTACGCGACGACCCTGCGGTACGCCCACCTGAAGCCGGGGGAGTTCGGGTCGGTCCTCGATGCCTGGGGCGATGCGCCGCTCGACCCGCGTGGGCCCACGGTCACCAGGCCAACCGCACCACAACCGCACGACGGCGTGGGGCATAGAAAAAGACCCCGTCTCGACTGA
- a CDS encoding ABC transporter substrate-binding protein has protein sequence MNRHSSAPAAALVATAALLTACSPGGSSDAGPGGDDRLRFAYAFTPTTALSPYSDDATTAYAAGATETLVRLDPAGLPEPALATAWEQVDLTTWRFEIRPDVVFHDGTPVTGETVAAALDAAAAAEPAPRALSGGSIDATAEEGPNGDVVVVTTAEPDPVLVQRLTSPELVVLAPSAYADPARPTPVGTGTGPYEITDTDLTTQMTLEANPDYWAGAPAMDGVDVTFVGDAGARLQAFRSDQVDLAQALPAAQLDQIDEDELLAVPLPRTVSLHLTQTSDVLADPGQRELVRAAVAELDLAGTIYAGRAEPAGGLFNAAVSAWAADREAATHPAAAAAASTTPITLATFTDRPELPEMATAIADALRAVGFEVEVVARPYDEMETDYLDGTYDLVIMSRSYGQDTADPVGYLQTDFGCDGTYNISRSCDAALDAELADAQLVADPDERAAAAVAVEQQVLGDVWAVPLVHDATQFGVQGVTGLASDPFERAVVTSTTSVDR, from the coding sequence GTGAACCGTCACTCCTCCGCGCCCGCAGCGGCGCTCGTCGCCACTGCCGCGCTCCTCACCGCCTGCTCGCCGGGCGGCTCGTCCGACGCCGGTCCCGGCGGCGACGACCGTCTCCGCTTCGCCTACGCCTTCACCCCGACCACGGCGCTGTCGCCGTACTCCGACGACGCCACCACGGCGTACGCCGCGGGCGCGACCGAGACGCTGGTGCGCCTCGATCCGGCTGGACTGCCCGAGCCCGCGCTGGCGACCGCGTGGGAGCAGGTCGACCTGACGACGTGGCGCTTCGAGATCCGTCCCGACGTCGTCTTCCACGACGGCACACCCGTGACGGGCGAGACCGTCGCGGCCGCGCTCGACGCCGCCGCGGCCGCCGAGCCCGCCCCCCGTGCACTCTCCGGCGGCAGCATCGACGCCACGGCGGAGGAGGGTCCGAACGGTGACGTCGTCGTGGTCACCACCGCCGAGCCCGACCCGGTGCTGGTGCAGCGGCTGACGTCGCCGGAGCTCGTGGTGCTCGCCCCCTCCGCCTACGCCGACCCCGCCCGGCCGACGCCTGTCGGGACCGGCACCGGCCCCTACGAGATCACCGACACCGACCTGACGACGCAGATGACGCTCGAGGCGAACCCCGACTACTGGGCCGGTGCGCCCGCGATGGACGGCGTCGACGTCACGTTCGTCGGGGATGCCGGCGCGCGGCTCCAGGCGTTCCGGTCCGACCAGGTCGACCTCGCCCAGGCCCTCCCCGCCGCGCAGCTGGACCAGATCGACGAGGACGAGCTCCTCGCCGTACCGCTGCCCCGGACCGTGAGCCTGCACCTCACCCAGACGTCGGACGTGCTCGCGGACCCCGGGCAGCGCGAGCTGGTGCGGGCGGCGGTGGCGGAGCTCGACCTGGCCGGCACGATCTACGCGGGACGTGCCGAGCCCGCGGGCGGTCTGTTCAACGCCGCGGTGTCGGCGTGGGCGGCCGACCGCGAGGCGGCGACACACCCGGCGGCGGCCGCCGCGGCGTCCACGACGCCGATCACCCTGGCGACGTTCACCGACCGGCCCGAGCTGCCGGAGATGGCGACGGCGATCGCGGACGCGCTGCGGGCGGTCGGGTTCGAGGTGGAGGTCGTGGCGCGGCCCTACGACGAGATGGAGACCGACTACCTCGACGGCACCTATGACCTGGTGATCATGAGCCGGTCCTACGGTCAGGACACCGCCGACCCGGTGGGCTACCTGCAGACCGACTTCGGCTGCGACGGCACCTACAACATCAGCCGGTCCTGCGACGCGGCGCTCGACGCGGAGCTCGCCGACGCGCAGCTGGTGGCCGACCCGGACGAGCGCGCTGCCGCAGCGGTCGCGGTCGAGCAGCAGGTGCTCGGGGACGTGTGGGCGGTGCCCCTCGTGCACGACGCCACGCAGTTCGGCGTCCAGGGCGTGACCGGCCTCGCGAGCGACCCGTTCGAGCGCGCGGTCGTCACGAGCACGACGAGCGTCGACCGCTGA
- a CDS encoding variant leucine-rich repeat-containing protein: MSCIGFLSPAHRAALATSGEGGPPLSAFTSPPASASKVRRVRALAADPTTAIRESAALSQHAPMDVLEHLAADAQSSVRACVARNPRTPTWVLALLAEDADNRVRGWVAAHRLCHPDLLARLADDPDPAVRAVVAWAAGWQP, from the coding sequence ATGTCCTGCATCGGCTTCCTCAGCCCGGCGCACCGGGCCGCCCTCGCCACCTCCGGCGAGGGCGGTCCCCCGCTCTCCGCCTTCACCTCTCCCCCGGCGTCGGCGAGCAAGGTACGCCGCGTGCGCGCCCTCGCGGCCGACCCGACGACGGCGATCCGCGAGAGCGCGGCCCTGTCCCAGCACGCACCGATGGACGTCCTCGAGCACCTCGCCGCCGACGCCCAGTCGTCGGTCCGCGCCTGCGTCGCGCGCAACCCACGCACGCCGACCTGGGTGCTCGCCCTGCTGGCCGAGGACGCCGACAACCGGGTGCGGGGGTGGGTCGCGGCCCACCGCCTGTGCCACCCCGACCTGCTCGCCCGGCTCGCCGACGACCCCGACCCCGCGGTGCGGGCGGTCGTCGCGTGGGCCGCCGGCTGGCAGCCCTAG
- the mmsB gene encoding 3-hydroxyisobutyrate dehydrogenase, with protein sequence MSSTDKPRVAFIGLGNMGGPMAANLVEAGYVVTGFDPSPAAASAASEAGVTPADSAAAAARDAQVVITMLPSGKHVLDVYQGTNGDGVLAAAAPGALLVDCSTIAVDDARAAADAARAAGHRAVDAPVSGGVGGATAGTLTFMVGAADDDLEAVNAVLEPMAGRVVHCGDSGAGQAAKICNNMILGISMIAVSEAFVLGERLGLTHQALFDVASTASGQCWSLTTNCPVPGPVPTSPANRDYAPGFASPLMAKDLGLAMTAADTTHTGTRMGQLAAEIYREFASGDGAALDFSAIIGAVRDDQNEGAAS encoded by the coding sequence ATGTCCAGCACCGACAAGCCCCGGGTCGCCTTCATCGGCCTCGGCAACATGGGCGGCCCGATGGCCGCCAACCTGGTCGAGGCCGGGTACGTCGTGACCGGCTTCGACCCGTCGCCGGCGGCCGCGAGCGCCGCGAGCGAGGCCGGGGTCACGCCCGCCGACTCGGCCGCCGCGGCAGCGCGGGACGCGCAGGTCGTCATCACGATGCTCCCGAGCGGCAAGCACGTCCTCGACGTCTACCAGGGCACGAACGGTGACGGGGTGCTCGCCGCGGCGGCCCCGGGTGCGCTGCTCGTCGACTGCTCGACGATCGCCGTGGACGACGCCCGTGCCGCCGCCGACGCCGCCCGCGCGGCGGGGCACCGCGCCGTGGACGCCCCCGTCTCCGGCGGTGTCGGCGGAGCGACGGCCGGCACGCTGACGTTCATGGTCGGCGCCGCCGACGACGACCTCGAGGCCGTCAACGCGGTCCTCGAGCCGATGGCCGGCCGCGTCGTCCACTGCGGTGACAGCGGAGCCGGCCAGGCCGCCAAGATCTGCAACAACATGATCCTCGGCATCTCCATGATCGCCGTCTCGGAGGCCTTCGTGCTCGGCGAGCGACTGGGCCTGACCCACCAGGCCCTGTTCGACGTCGCGTCCACCGCGTCGGGCCAGTGCTGGTCGCTCACCACCAACTGTCCCGTGCCGGGGCCGGTGCCGACGAGCCCGGCGAACCGCGACTACGCACCGGGCTTCGCCTCGCCGCTGATGGCGAAGGACCTGGGCCTGGCGATGACGGCCGCGGACACCACCCACACCGGCACGCGGATGGGCCAGCTCGCCGCGGAGATCTACCGTGAGTTCGCCTCCGGCGACGGAGCGGCACTCGACTTCTCCGCCATCATCGGCGCCGTCCGGGACGACCAGAACGAGGGAGCAGCATCGTGA
- a CDS encoding aminotransferase class IV — MKTWVNGRMLDDPDQPVLTATDHGVTVGDGVFESIKVVDGRAFALTRHLDRLVSSARGIGLDRVDVGAVRAGIDAALAAEHLAFGRLRVTVTGGPGPLGSGRGDAPYSLLVSAVPMQPLPTVTDVVTVPWTRNERSAVAGLKTTSYAENVVALARATEQGASEAVFANTQGHLCEGTGSNVFYVVDGEMRTPTLASGCLAGVTRALVLDWCGGAEVDEPIEVAEAADEVFLVSTTRDVQAVRRWNGRELPAPGPVTAEAQRVWREREAADIDP, encoded by the coding sequence ATGAAGACCTGGGTGAACGGCCGGATGCTCGACGATCCCGACCAGCCGGTGCTGACGGCGACCGACCACGGGGTGACCGTCGGGGACGGTGTCTTCGAGTCGATCAAGGTCGTGGACGGCCGGGCGTTCGCCCTGACCCGCCACCTCGACCGGCTCGTCTCGTCCGCGCGGGGCATCGGCCTCGACCGGGTCGACGTCGGCGCCGTGCGGGCGGGCATCGATGCCGCCCTCGCCGCGGAGCACCTCGCGTTCGGGCGGCTCCGGGTCACCGTCACGGGCGGCCCCGGTCCGCTGGGCTCCGGGCGCGGGGACGCGCCGTACTCGCTCCTCGTCTCCGCCGTCCCCATGCAGCCGCTGCCGACCGTCACCGATGTCGTGACCGTGCCGTGGACCCGCAACGAGCGCAGTGCGGTCGCGGGGCTGAAGACGACGTCGTACGCCGAGAACGTCGTCGCGCTCGCCCGCGCGACCGAGCAGGGCGCGAGCGAGGCGGTCTTCGCCAACACGCAGGGGCACCTCTGCGAGGGCACGGGGTCGAACGTCTTCTACGTCGTCGACGGCGAGATGCGCACGCCCACGCTGGCCAGCGGCTGCCTCGCCGGCGTGACGCGGGCGCTCGTCCTCGACTGGTGCGGGGGGGCGGAGGTCGACGAGCCGATCGAGGTGGCCGAGGCGGCCGACGAGGTGTTCCTGGTGAGCACGACCCGGGACGTCCAGGCCGTACGGCGCTGGAACGGCCGCGAGCTGCCGGCGCCCGGTCCGGTGACGGCCGAGGCGCAGCGGGTCTGGCGTGAGCGGGAGGCCGCCGACATCGACCCGTGA
- a CDS encoding enoyl-CoA hydratase produces the protein MSATYENITVRREGRVGVITLDRPEALNALNLALGAEVVAAAEEMDADRGIGAIVLTGSERAFAAGADIKEMASRGYADVALEDFFSTWDRFAALRTPTIAAVSGYALGGGCEVAMMCDLLIAAESAKFGQPEITLGTIPGIGGSQRLTRAIGKAKAMDLVLTGRMMDVTEAERSGLVSRVVPTAELLDVAMETAAKIASMSLPAAYAAKEAVAEAFETTLAAGVRFERRTFHATFALADRAEGMAAFVEKRRPDFTHG, from the coding sequence GTGAGCGCGACGTACGAGAACATCACCGTCCGCCGGGAGGGCCGCGTCGGCGTCATCACCCTCGACCGGCCCGAGGCGCTCAACGCCCTCAACCTCGCGCTCGGCGCGGAGGTCGTCGCGGCCGCCGAGGAGATGGACGCCGACCGCGGGATCGGCGCGATCGTCCTGACCGGCTCGGAGCGCGCGTTCGCCGCCGGCGCCGACATCAAGGAGATGGCGTCCCGTGGCTACGCCGACGTCGCGCTGGAGGACTTCTTCTCCACCTGGGACCGGTTCGCCGCGCTGCGCACCCCGACGATCGCCGCCGTGTCCGGCTACGCGCTGGGCGGCGGCTGCGAGGTCGCCATGATGTGCGACCTCCTCATCGCCGCCGAGTCCGCGAAGTTCGGGCAACCCGAGATCACGCTCGGCACCATCCCCGGCATCGGTGGCTCCCAGCGCCTGACGCGGGCCATCGGCAAGGCCAAGGCGATGGACCTCGTCCTCACCGGCCGCATGATGGACGTGACCGAGGCCGAGCGGTCGGGCCTGGTGTCCCGGGTCGTGCCGACCGCGGAGCTGCTCGACGTCGCGATGGAGACCGCCGCGAAGATCGCCTCGATGTCGCTCCCCGCGGCGTACGCGGCGAAGGAGGCCGTCGCGGAGGCCTTCGAGACGACGCTGGCGGCCGGCGTGCGGTTCGAGCGCCGCACGTTCCACGCGACCTTCGCGCTCGCCGACCGGGCCGAGGGCATGGCCGCGTTCGTCGAGAAGCGGCGCCCGGACTTCACGCACGGCTGA
- a CDS encoding enoyl-CoA hydratase/isomerase family protein gives MTAPGTPAVEQPAEPPVLVERRGRAGVLTLNRPRALNALTHEMVGLLDEALQAWAEAPDVEVVVLRGAGERGLCAGGDIVAIHRDATTGGTGSEDFWRDEYHLNALIARYPKPYVAFMDGIVLGGGVGVSAHASHRVVTERTRIGMPETGIGFVPDVGGTWLLSRSPGELGTYVALTAGHADGADALVLGLADRMVASSDLDRLVEQLADPSAGDVDAVLDAVAVPAPASTLTAAREWIDAGFADDDARDVVAALRARPEPEARAAADAVEAKSPTSVAVTLRALRAARDLGSLEEALAQEYRIALRMLRGHDFPEGVRAQVIDKDRNPRWDPASLELLQDADVASYFAPLGDAELGLTRPPSPASAGAEG, from the coding sequence GTGACCGCCCCCGGGACGCCGGCGGTCGAGCAGCCGGCCGAGCCCCCCGTCCTCGTCGAGCGACGCGGTCGGGCCGGCGTGCTGACGCTCAACCGCCCCCGCGCCCTCAATGCGCTGACGCACGAGATGGTCGGGCTCCTCGACGAGGCGCTGCAGGCCTGGGCGGAGGCCCCCGACGTCGAGGTCGTCGTGCTGCGCGGCGCCGGTGAGCGCGGCCTGTGCGCGGGCGGCGACATCGTGGCCATCCACCGCGACGCCACCACGGGCGGCACGGGGTCGGAGGACTTCTGGCGCGACGAGTACCACCTCAACGCGCTCATCGCGCGCTACCCCAAGCCGTACGTCGCCTTCATGGACGGCATCGTGCTGGGCGGTGGGGTGGGCGTCTCGGCGCACGCCTCGCACCGCGTGGTCACCGAGCGCACCCGGATCGGCATGCCGGAGACCGGCATCGGCTTCGTCCCCGACGTGGGCGGGACGTGGCTGCTGTCGCGCTCGCCCGGCGAGCTGGGCACGTACGTCGCGCTGACGGCCGGTCACGCCGACGGGGCCGACGCGCTGGTGCTGGGCCTGGCGGACCGCATGGTCGCCTCGAGCGACCTCGACCGCCTGGTGGAGCAGCTGGCCGACCCGTCGGCGGGGGACGTCGACGCCGTGCTGGACGCCGTCGCGGTGCCCGCCCCCGCGAGCACGCTGACCGCGGCCCGGGAGTGGATCGACGCGGGCTTCGCCGACGACGACGCCCGCGACGTCGTGGCCGCACTGCGGGCCCGGCCGGAGCCCGAGGCCCGCGCGGCGGCCGACGCCGTCGAGGCGAAGTCGCCGACCTCGGTGGCCGTGACGCTGCGGGCCCTGCGCGCGGCCCGCGACCTGGGCAGCCTGGAGGAGGCGCTGGCGCAGGAGTACCGCATCGCGCTGCGGATGCTGCGCGGCCACGACTTCCCCGAGGGCGTCCGGGCCCAGGTCATCGACAAGGACCGGAACCCGCGCTGGGATCCCGCCTCGCTCGAGCTGCTGCAGGACGCGGACGTCGCGTCGTACTTCGCTCCGCTCGGCGACGCCGAGCTCGGCCTCACCCGCCCGCCCTCGCCCGCGTCCGCGGGCGCCGAGGGCTGA
- a CDS encoding superoxide dismutase, translating into MPDYVLPDLPYDVAALEPYISGAIMELHHDKHHATYVKGVNTTLEQLEEARATDTFTHLTGLEKSLSFHLGGHLNHSIFWPNMSPDGGDKPTGELAQAIDEFFGRFDRFRAQFQANALGIQGSGWSILAWDVLGERLHVVQLYDQQGNLPACLVPLLMLDMWEHAYYLDYRNDKATFVAQWWNVANWADVQARFDRARAQTPGLLA; encoded by the coding sequence GTGCCCGACTACGTGCTTCCCGACCTGCCCTACGACGTCGCCGCGCTCGAGCCGTACATCTCGGGCGCGATCATGGAGCTGCACCACGACAAGCACCACGCGACCTACGTGAAGGGCGTGAACACGACGCTCGAGCAGCTCGAGGAGGCGCGCGCGACCGACACCTTCACGCACCTCACGGGGCTGGAGAAGTCGCTGTCGTTCCACCTGGGCGGCCACCTGAACCACTCGATCTTCTGGCCGAACATGTCTCCCGACGGGGGCGACAAGCCCACCGGCGAGCTCGCCCAGGCCATCGACGAGTTCTTCGGGCGCTTCGACAGGTTCCGCGCCCAGTTCCAGGCCAACGCCCTCGGCATCCAGGGCTCCGGCTGGTCGATCCTCGCCTGGGACGTCCTCGGTGAACGGCTCCACGTCGTGCAGCTCTACGACCAGCAGGGCAACCTGCCCGCCTGCCTCGTCCCCCTGCTCATGCTGGACATGTGGGAGCACGCCTACTACCTCGACTACCGGAACGACAAGGCCACCTTCGTGGCGCAGTGGTGGAACGTCGCCAACTGGGCCGACGTCCAGGCGCGGTTCGACCGCGCCCGCGCCCAGACCCCGGGGCTCCTCGCATGA
- a CDS encoding acyl-CoA dehydrogenase family protein codes for MNLDEDDLAAMVAAVRKFAEAELAPHAQERDEKKIFPVDVLQRAGELGLGGLYAGEEHGGIGLPRRAAAAVFVELARGDTAIAAYISIHNMVAWMVDTFATDEVRAAWLPELSAMQKLASYCLTEPDAGSDAAAIRTTARRDGDEYVLRGVKQFISGAGSTDAYLVMARTGGPDARGISAFLVPADSEGLSFGANERKMGWNAQPTRQVVLEDVRVPASHRLGEEGEGFSIAMRGLNGGRINIAACSLGGASWAVERAAVHLRERIAFGKPLSAQQALQFRLADMTTSIEASRCLLERAATALDEGSPDAVQLCAMAKQFVTDQCFEAANAALQLHGGYGYLAEYGVERVVRDLRVHQILEGTNEIMRLIVSRAALEGAA; via the coding sequence GTGAACCTCGACGAGGACGATCTCGCTGCGATGGTCGCGGCCGTGCGGAAGTTCGCCGAGGCCGAGCTGGCGCCGCACGCCCAGGAGCGCGACGAGAAGAAGATCTTCCCCGTCGACGTCCTGCAGCGGGCGGGCGAGCTGGGGCTCGGCGGCCTCTACGCCGGCGAGGAGCACGGGGGCATCGGCCTGCCGCGCCGCGCCGCCGCGGCGGTGTTCGTCGAGCTGGCGCGCGGCGACACCGCGATCGCGGCCTACATCAGCATCCACAACATGGTGGCGTGGATGGTCGACACCTTCGCGACCGACGAGGTACGGGCGGCGTGGCTGCCCGAGCTGAGCGCGATGCAGAAGCTCGCGTCCTACTGCCTGACCGAGCCCGACGCCGGGTCCGACGCCGCCGCCATCCGCACGACGGCGCGGCGTGACGGTGACGAGTACGTGCTCCGCGGCGTGAAGCAGTTCATCTCCGGCGCGGGCTCGACCGACGCGTACCTGGTGATGGCCCGCACCGGCGGACCGGACGCGCGGGGCATCTCCGCCTTCCTGGTCCCGGCCGACAGCGAGGGCCTGTCGTTCGGGGCCAACGAGCGCAAGATGGGCTGGAACGCGCAGCCGACCCGTCAGGTGGTGCTCGAGGACGTCCGCGTCCCGGCCTCCCACCGGCTCGGAGAGGAGGGCGAGGGCTTCTCCATCGCCATGCGGGGCCTCAACGGCGGCCGCATCAACATCGCGGCGTGCTCGCTGGGCGGTGCCTCGTGGGCGGTGGAGCGAGCGGCGGTGCACCTGCGCGAGCGGATCGCCTTCGGCAAGCCGCTGAGCGCGCAGCAGGCGCTGCAGTTCCGGCTCGCCGACATGACGACGAGCATCGAGGCCTCCCGCTGCCTGCTCGAGCGGGCGGCGACGGCGCTCGACGAGGGCAGCCCCGACGCGGTGCAGCTGTGCGCGATGGCGAAGCAGTTCGTCACCGACCAGTGCTTCGAGGCCGCGAACGCGGCACTGCAGCTCCACGGCGGCTACGGCTACCTTGCCGAGTACGGCGTGGAGCGCGTGGTGCGGGACCTGCGCGTCCACCAGATCCTGGAAGGGACCAACGAGATCATGCGACTCATCGTGAGCCGGGCGGCGCTGGAGGGTGCGGCGTGA
- a CDS encoding ATP-binding cassette domain-containing protein codes for MPQDAGGSLTPWRTVRQLLVEALRVGHPDDPDHEDVRLVELLSVVHLGHDLLDRRPGTLSGGQRQRVAIARALATAPRVLLGDEMLSALDAPTRGAVAEALRAHADAAGTTLVVCTHDLDVAARLGVRVVVLADGRVVDDGPIALLAADDAGSAALRALRDASGRRTGALR; via the coding sequence GTGCCGCAGGACGCCGGTGGTTCCCTGACGCCGTGGCGCACGGTGCGGCAGCTGCTCGTCGAGGCGCTCCGCGTCGGCCATCCGGACGATCCCGACCACGAGGACGTCCGCCTGGTCGAGCTGCTCTCGGTGGTTCACCTGGGGCACGACCTCCTCGACCGGCGCCCGGGCACGCTGTCCGGCGGCCAACGGCAGCGGGTCGCGATCGCGCGGGCCCTCGCGACCGCACCCCGGGTGCTGCTGGGGGACGAGATGCTCAGCGCACTCGACGCCCCCACCCGCGGCGCGGTGGCGGAGGCGCTCCGCGCCCACGCCGACGCAGCGGGCACGACGCTCGTGGTCTGCACCCACGACCTCGACGTCGCCGCCCGACTGGGCGTCCGGGTGGTCGTGCTCGCCGACGGCAGGGTGGTGGACGACGGTCCGATCGCGTTGCTCGCCGCGGACGACGCGGGATCGGCGGCCCTACGGGCACTGCGGGACGCGTCCGGGCGACGCACGGGTGCGCTCCGGTGA
- a CDS encoding ABC transporter permease subunit has protein sequence MSAVLRVLATVAGLVLVVASLPWLRGEDPAVTVLRVRFRQRGEDPDAVRALREQLDLAPDPVTGAARWLAAAARGDLGESWVSGQPVLERAQPAVAASATLAGCAIAVALVLTTLALIGPVVRAARTGTATRPRLKVAAVTVAALPEVITGSLLVVALSVHLGLLPATGWHGWGSVVAPALALGVPAAGLLTRLLAGVLDQAVTEQWVTTWRANGVPTAPVARALARRVVGRGASQVAVVWVGMLGTAVAVEKVFSVPGVGSLAVRSALTQDVPVLQACLLAVVGLGLAGAGAALLLHRLLLVGATGRDDLGVTADASHGSPRVVVLVTVVLAVLVLGGLPRDGGSSDLAARLAPPGVRHPLGADAVGHDLWGRVADATVRTVGLAVLVSVLALAVALLVGLAARRLRVGAMDVLVTVPSTVVGMVVAAALGPGLLGACVAVAAVAWIPLAVHARGLVVEARGAGHVGAARRLGLGRARVGVVHLLPGVLGPLAQHALARLPLNAVAIAGLSFIGLGADPDAAELGAMLAEGLRYLEVAPWVVLVPGGVLLLLGVGAGAAGGVQRRARRTTRLRRGAAASVGG, from the coding sequence GTGAGCGCGGTGCTGCGGGTCCTCGCCACGGTCGCGGGGCTCGTGCTGGTCGTGGCGTCGCTGCCGTGGCTCCGGGGCGAGGACCCGGCGGTCACCGTGCTCCGCGTGCGCTTCCGCCAGCGGGGCGAGGATCCCGACGCGGTGAGGGCGCTGCGCGAGCAGCTCGACCTGGCGCCGGACCCGGTGACCGGAGCCGCCCGGTGGTTGGCCGCCGCGGCGCGCGGAGACCTGGGGGAGAGCTGGGTCAGCGGCCAGCCCGTGCTCGAGCGTGCGCAGCCCGCGGTGGCCGCCTCCGCCACGCTGGCTGGCTGCGCGATCGCGGTCGCCCTGGTCCTCACGACGCTGGCCCTGATCGGCCCGGTCGTGCGGGCGGCCCGCACGGGCACCGCCACGCGGCCGCGTCTCAAGGTCGCGGCGGTCACGGTCGCGGCCCTCCCCGAGGTGATCACCGGCAGTCTCCTCGTCGTCGCCCTGTCCGTGCACCTCGGTCTGCTGCCCGCCACGGGCTGGCACGGCTGGGGCAGCGTCGTCGCGCCGGCCCTCGCCCTCGGCGTACCGGCCGCAGGGCTGCTCACCCGGCTGCTCGCGGGGGTGCTCGACCAGGCCGTGACGGAGCAGTGGGTGACGACGTGGCGGGCCAACGGGGTGCCGACGGCCCCGGTGGCCCGGGCACTGGCGCGCCGCGTCGTCGGCCGGGGCGCGTCCCAGGTCGCCGTCGTGTGGGTCGGGATGCTCGGCACGGCGGTCGCCGTGGAGAAGGTGTTCAGCGTGCCGGGGGTGGGGTCGCTCGCGGTGCGTTCGGCGCTCACGCAGGACGTCCCCGTGCTCCAGGCCTGCCTGCTGGCCGTCGTGGGCCTCGGTCTCGCCGGTGCCGGGGCGGCGCTCCTCCTGCACCGGCTGCTGCTCGTCGGCGCGACCGGCCGTGACGATCTCGGGGTGACGGCCGACGCGTCCCACGGGTCGCCGCGGGTCGTCGTGCTGGTGACGGTGGTGCTGGCGGTCCTCGTGCTCGGTGGCCTGCCCCGCGACGGTGGGTCCTCGGACCTCGCCGCTCGCCTCGCCCCTCCCGGTGTGCGGCACCCCCTCGGCGCCGACGCGGTCGGGCACGACCTCTGGGGCCGTGTCGCGGACGCGACGGTCCGCACCGTCGGCCTGGCCGTGCTGGTCAGCGTGCTGGCGCTCGCCGTCGCCCTCCTCGTGGGACTCGCCGCCCGCCGTCTCCGGGTGGGGGCGATGGACGTGCTCGTGACCGTGCCGAGCACGGTCGTCGGCATGGTCGTCGCCGCCGCGCTCGGGCCGGGCCTCCTCGGCGCCTGCGTCGCGGTCGCCGCGGTCGCCTGGATCCCGCTCGCGGTCCACGCCCGCGGCCTCGTCGTCGAGGCACGTGGTGCGGGACACGTCGGGGCAGCCCGTCGTCTCGGTCTCGGGCGGGCGCGGGTCGGCGTCGTGCACCTGCTGCCCGGGGTCCTCGGTCCCCTGGCGCAGCACGCGCTCGCCCGCCTGCCCCTCAACGCCGTGGCGATCGCCGGCCTCAGCTTCATCGGCCTGGGCGCGGACCCGGACGCCGCCGAGCTGGGCGCGATGCTGGCCGAGGGACTGCGCTACCTCGAGGTCGCGCCGTGGGTCGTGCTCGTCCCCGGTGGGGTGCTGCTGCTCCTCGGTGTCGGAGCGGGCGCGGCGGGCGGAGTCCAGCGGCGTGCGCGGCGCACGACCAGGCTCAGGCGTGGGGCAGCTGCATCAGTCGGAGGTTGA